The Deltaproteobacteria bacterium region CTGGCGGGGCAACCCCGATCATTCCCAAAATGTTGATAGGCATAAACGTATCCCCACGCGGCGAGACTCCCGTTGTGTTACCAGCAACGGCGGAGAAAAGGAACCGCTACAAACAGCTTGCTGTGAGGAGGGCCGCACTAAAGAGAGTCGCCTGTAGGCTTACCTGTCACGAATCTCGATTGTCATATCGGGAGCGTCTTCCCATCGAACGGTCCGGAAGTGGCTGTCACAGAACCCTATATCTGCAACGGAGTCTTTATAGGTATTCACACCCGTGACCTTGCTTTGTGCAAACCAAACAATAACGAAAGAGTCGTTTACGAAACCGGTCTGACAATATTGCCAAGCCTCTATGTCGCCTTTGAACTGACGATCCTGAGGATGACCGAGTCGCGCTATCACTTGCTCTTTGGTCGTGCCCCGTTCAACGCTAACGACACTACGAGGAAGGGCCGTCGCACAAGAACAGAAGATTGCGAAGCTAAGAGCCGAAGCTATGAGATAGAGCATGTTTATCGCCCTTTGGCGGTAAGAGGCTGAAAACTAGCGACTGATATAAATTAGACTACCGCTCCGGCTTTTATCCATAGACGCAAATTGGTACGAGTAAATACCTACATCTATTCTTGGATTCTCTGTTAGTTCCCCTCTTGGATTCTCTGTTAGTTCCCCTATGTCGATGCCTTACGCTCTTCCTTAACATTTATCTTGAGAGACTTGCTTGGTCGTTTTGGTCGTTCACGATTTAGCACTCCCGCGCTCGGAACGACATGGCTGGGTGGGCACACTGTAAAGTGTACGAATGTCCTACATTCCAGTTTAGTAGAGTAGGACGTGAGGGTGCTGCGCGGCACGCACTGCGGAAAACGCTTTCTTCTCCTCCTTACGCGCGTACCTGCAAGCTCTCACCTTCATAGACGATAGCAAGCGGTTCGATCATCACCTGCTTCTTGCCGGCTTCAACCTGCCCGGCACGGTACGCTCTCAAGCCGCAGCGCGTGACCACCTCGACCGTCTTCTGTGCGTCGCTTTCCGGCACGAACACCGCGAATCCCGCGCCCATGTTGAGACTCCCATAGGCTTCCCCAGCATCGAGTCCGGCTTTCTCCACCAGGAATTGTAAGACTGGGGGCACCGGGGGAAATGTCGTCAGACGATAGGTGAACGAGGCAGGATGCCGCATGAGTTTCCGCCAGCCGTGACCGGTGATGTTGGCCAGGTAATGGATCGCCACGCCTTCGGCAAACAGGGCTTCGGTTACCCCAGAGTAAATAATCGTGGGATCGAGCAGGGCTTCCCCGTACATGCGACCGTCGGAAAGCAGACTCCGATAGCCCTCGGGCAACTGTTCCGCCACGGTTCTTGCCAGCGAGACCCCGTTGGCGTGAATGCCGCTGCTTTCGAGCAGAATAATCGCGTCGCCCGGCTGCAACTGTCGCCCGACAGTCAGCCTCGTCTTTGGCCTGATGATACCGACACACGAAGCGGCAAGGTCTATGGCACCAGGAGCCACGACCCCGGCAAGACTTGGCGTCTCGCCGCCACCCCATGCGACTCCGGCGACATTGCAGGTACGTTGCCATCCGTCCACCAAGTCTTTCATCCGTTGCTCGTCGGAGAACCAGTTGGAACCGCCGGTGGCCCAATAAGCGTGCACGCTCAACGGTCGCGCGCCAACGGTGATGATGTCATTGATCGCCATGGCCAGCGTATCTTGCGCAATGTGGTCGTAGTACGTCTTGCCGGTAATCTGGCGCATGGCATCGGCGACCAGCGCTTTCGTACCCAGACATTCGGTAATCGACGCTAAGTAGAACTCGCCGACGTCCACCACATAAGCGGACTCGCCGCGACTTTCCTCGACCTCGGCGACCCCAGCGGCTAGCAGATTGTGCGCGGTTGCTTTGGCCGCCTGTTGTGCCAGAATTTTCAGCGGGTCGATCTTGGCGTAATCGACACCGGATTGTTCGTAGGTGATTTTCATGACGGAAAAGAAGGCGCGCTTCGTCGCCGACACCGTATCGTTGTGCGAGCCACGGGCTTCATACCACGTCGCCACGCCCCTGTCAGCTCTTGCCCGTCTTGACACTTTGACCCCGCGCTGTCTAATCTGCCTCGCAACACTTTTACCTGTCTGTAGATACTATCGTGCGATATCGACATTCTTTTATTCCCACGCTGCGTCAAGACCCAGCCGAAGCTGAAGTAGCAAGCCATCGCCTGCTCATGCGCGCTGGCATGATTCGCCAGGTGGCGCGCGGCATTTACGATTTTCTTCCCCTCGGTTTGCGCGTGGTGCGTAAAGTCGAAGCCATCGTGCGCGAAGAGATGAACCGCGCCGGTGCGCAAGAGATCCTCATGCCGTCGGTCTGCCCCGCCGAACTGTGGCAGGAAAGCGGGCGTTGGGAGCGTTACGGCAAGGAGCTGTTACGGATCAAAGATCGCCACGACCGCGAATTTTGTCTCGGCCCCACGCATGAAGAGGTCGTCACCGATATCGTGCGGCGCGAGATTCGCTCATATCGTGATTTGCCGCTCAACCTCTACCAGATTCAGACCAAGTTTCGCGACGAAGTCCGTCCACGCTTCGGCTTGATGCGCGGACGCGAGTTCATCATGAAAGACGCCTATTCTTTTCATGTCGATTTCGCGGATTGTCAGCGCGAGTATCAGAACATGTACGCGGCCTATCAGCGGATCTTCGATCGCTGCGGCCTGACCTACCGCCCGGTGGAAGCTGACACTGGCGCTATCGGTGGCACGCTGTCGCACGAGTTTCAGGTGTTAGCGGACTCGGGAGAAGATGCGATCGTCAGTTGCACCCAATGCAGTTATGCCGCCAACGTGGAAAAAGCGGAGCTGGCTGTTTCTTCCACTCAGCACTCAGCACTCAGCACTCGTCACTTAGAAAAGGTACACACTCCCGACCAGCGCACGATCGAAGAAGTTGCGACTTTCCTCGGCGAGGCACCGGACCGATTCGTGAAGACCCTCATCTACGTGACGGACACAGGCGGGGTTATCGCGGCGTTGGTGCGTGGCGATCACGAGCTGAGCGAAGCCAAGCTGAAAAACGCCCTCGGTTGCCAGTGGGTGGCCATGGCGGACGAAGACACGGTTGTTCAAGCGACAGGCGCGCCCATCGGTTTTGCTGGCCCCCTAGGGGTGAAGGCGACGGTCATCGGCGACTGGGCGCTGAAAGGCGCAACGGGGCTGGTGTGCGGGGCCAACGAGCGGGATTACCACCTGACTGGGTTGGACCAGGGACGAGATTTTTCGTCGGTGCGGTTCGCGGATCTCCGCCAAGCGCGGGCGGGTGACACCTGTCCACGCTGCCAAGGGGGCGTCTTCACCGCGCATCGCGGCATCGAAGTCGGGCAAACCTTCTACCTCGGCACGAAATACAGTAAGGCTCTCAA contains the following coding sequences:
- a CDS encoding proline--tRNA ligase, with translation MRYRHSFIPTLRQDPAEAEVASHRLLMRAGMIRQVARGIYDFLPLGLRVVRKVEAIVREEMNRAGAQEILMPSVCPAELWQESGRWERYGKELLRIKDRHDREFCLGPTHEEVVTDIVRREIRSYRDLPLNLYQIQTKFRDEVRPRFGLMRGREFIMKDAYSFHVDFADCQREYQNMYAAYQRIFDRCGLTYRPVEADTGAIGGTLSHEFQVLADSGEDAIVSCTQCSYAANVEKAELAVSSTQHSALSTRHLEKVHTPDQRTIEEVATFLGEAPDRFVKTLIYVTDTGGVIAALVRGDHELSEAKLKNALGCQWVAMADEDTVVQATGAPIGFAGPLGVKATVIGDWALKGATGLVCGANERDYHLTGLDQGRDFSSVRFADLRQARAGDTCPRCQGGVFTAHRGIEVGQTFYLGTKYSKALNATYLDAQGQQYPLEMGCYGIGITRTVAAAIEQHHDDNGIIWPTPLAPATVAIVPVNWNDPAIRQTAEDLYTKFLAAGTDVLLDDRDERPGVKFKDADLLGIPLRVTIGSKTLARGMVELKPRTQAQAEEVALDQIVGAVMNASKGAV
- a CDS encoding phosphoribosylformylglycinamidine cyclo-ligase, whose protein sequence is MKITYEQSGVDYAKIDPLKILAQQAAKATAHNLLAAGVAEVEESRGESAYVVDVGEFYLASITECLGTKALVADAMRQITGKTYYDHIAQDTLAMAINDIITVGARPLSVHAYWATGGSNWFSDEQRMKDLVDGWQRTCNVAGVAWGGGETPSLAGVVAPGAIDLAASCVGIIRPKTRLTVGRQLQPGDAIILLESSGIHANGVSLARTVAEQLPEGYRSLLSDGRMYGEALLDPTIIYSGVTEALFAEGVAIHYLANITGHGWRKLMRHPASFTYRLTTFPPVPPVLQFLVEKAGLDAGEAYGSLNMGAGFAVFVPESDAQKTVEVVTRCGLRAYRAGQVEAGKKQVMIEPLAIVYEGESLQVRA